atattctatacatTCTGTATTCCACATAAATTTAATACGTGTCAATACATAGAAgtcatatttcattttaagttttgaatgttttaatacaaaaattattaaattagtctaatatattaaaaatcgttttatgtattttgaatatttttgaaaggagcaaaatattttatttttaaattactttcttacattaacataaaattaggtaaaattatttttatatattttaaatcttACCTTTTATTGTGTTTATCGTAAAAAGAAtgtatagttatatatatattatttacaaaatattaataaaaaagatttattaaaatacaagTATAATCCTTTGTCATCAAAAGATTATTCTATTACGGTTAATTTATACTAtactgaatatattatagtattaaatatatataatatggaaaaaaaaactaagtcactcttatttattataattgctGCATTTATCGTTTTAAATTGGACATGCCATTTTAACAATGATgtaatatgataatattatttaagaaaatttttactatGAATAGTCTGagtgatttatttttattaatactgtattttataatgaaattatatatgatttagtaataaatatttactttttttttagtgtatgtttaacaaatatatagatgAAAACTGCGAGTATGCTAGAAAATTAGATTCAATAACTTATAGATTactatcaaaatataaaaaggataCTGATTCTTATGTCGTATGTTTAAAAGGAGATTTACCAAATAATATAGTGAACGAGAAAAGAGATGTAACCTATAATGAAAGTGTTGTTGTagcaaaaaataatcaaatatGTAGAAATGCGTTGAATAATTCTGGAAGACATAAACAAGATAAGAGAAGTAAATCTTGTgtatttgaaacaaaaagatattcccatatggaaaaaaaaatattcaaggAACTAGATTATATGGATTTTCTTCAAAACAGCAGGACAATTagtgataaaatatataaaaaaataatattcaaaaaatttgcatTACGGCTTGTTTTACCTGTAATGTTGTTCTTgttgttatcattatcattctCTTTAGATTTTTATGGTGGTTATGGCTTAAGAGCAGGGTTATTTAAGATACTAAATTTATACGCTGGAGATTTATGGTACAattcttttcatatatttttgaaatcaTCTTTTTTAAGTTCGTTTACCAAATCTATgggaaaagtaaaaaatacatgGAATAAGGCATCATCTGCACGCGAGAAGAGGGTGTTAATAGATGGAAGTGATTATGTATTTGGTTTTATTAGCTTCCTAATATACTTCTCAACGTTCTTTATTTTAGGTTTCACAATTATATCAGCTGtgttttattatcataagaaggttaagaaatatgaaaaaattaaatttaggaaaaggtaaaacaaatagtaaaatatacgTTTCTTTCtgtaaagaatattttagtaaaaaatagCAAACATAATATCATTAGTTAGGTACTTATTTATCATATAGATATCTGcttaaatattacaaatacaCCTACTCTTACATGTCTTTTTTGtgcaaaatatttaaaaaatatgttctctctctttttatgaatttgaattattttatgtttctaAATGTtgaattttatgtatttttcaaacttagttaaataatatgattgaatatatttttttatataagtacattactatgaaaaataaaagatttgagtaataataagaataaaataaaacaattcatataatttaatataagtCTTGTgttaatttgtatttaaacCATTAGTGatactttatattatttctcaTATTCCtctgtaatattattattttttggtacaattaaaaatatctattatactttttattttgaaaaattatgtgtcttgttatatatttgataataacatattaatacattttttttcatggatatatatatattttttttttttccttaaaataAACTGTAAaagttacatttttatatatggaaGTTCCTATTtaacagaaaaatattttaatacaaaatgaagaattatctaagaatgaattaaataaagaatcAAATTTTGTATGCaagaattaatatatgagtttttttattattatactatttaataaaataaaaacatggaaaaggcatatgtatgtaaaacgatgataatttaaaaataatttataaataagttAAGTTTTTACGTAAACGAACTATTCCGTTATCGTCaagtataaattataaagaaaaaattaaaatgacacaatatttttttcccacAACATGTATAAATGCTCGTAAACTTATACAAACTACGAACACAGAGTTATAGAATACTTTTAATCAAGTAGAAAGATAATTGTTAATAAAGAAACAGATATAAAtctaaattataatataagaaaaatgacATGAATGaaatcataaaattttattcatctaaaataataaattagatatatattattacgtaaatatattaatgtttaacttctaacaaaataaattaagcaatgtaatattttttaataaatacgtTAAAGTATTacaaattattcaaaaattatacacTTAATTTCTCCTcgataaatattaaaaactttttattatgtcttagacaaaaattttaaaagaacgGTAATAAATTTCAATATATGGAATAGCActgaacaaatatattaagaatataaaatataaatgtaaatgatatatttaaaaaaaagaataaatgaaaagtattttaaatatacacttAAATGTACAAATCATTGCAAGATTAATAcgaatacatataaaacaatTCGTGATATAGTAATTTAATAAGGAGaaaattgaatatattataaaaatgggaactacttatacataatactttaattttacaaaaatgtggaaaatttagaaaaatatatatgtgcaattaataatatatacgcCAAATATAAGTTTAGTAACAATGAACTTTactaacaataataaattcattatataagtaAACAGTTAGaatgattttattatatatatgtatttttgtttttttcaatcattatatatgttttatttaaatctattaaaatgcatttacatatattttatatagaaataataactGTGAGTAAAAATGTGAAAGAATCAAATTACAGTAACAAAAAAGTGTAattgattaaaaaaatttataagaatCAATAAGAcactataaaaaattttaaataataaaagcgaaataatattattttttgtaaattaatttttaataatatatatcatttaaaatttaattctttttacttttttaaaatttcttaattATTTCCATAAAAGTGTAATATCTTaggtgaaaaataaaatagtttaataatatattattacaataatattgtgtaaacataatatttttataattacgaAATATTCagatataatacaaaatgaacAGAAATATCTGAACTcaccatatttttttttctaaaaacgtttttaacaaaattatatttatttacgtacattgttttattaatgttCTAAATAATGTTCTTGACATTATGTATTagtaaaagaataaataaaaaataatatcttgtttttaaaatt
This genomic interval from Plasmodium brasilianum strain Bolivian I chromosome Unknown PB_00_04, whole genome shotgun sequence contains the following:
- a CDS encoding fam-l protein, whose amino-acid sequence is MEKKTKSLLFIIIAAFIVLNWTCHFNNDCMFNKYIDENCEYARKLDSITYRLLSKYKKDTDSYVVCLKGDLPNNIVNEKRDVTYNESVVVAKNNQICRNALNNSGRHKQDKRSKSCVFETKRYSHMEKKIFKELDYMDFLQNSRTISDKIYKKIIFKKFALRLVLPVMLFLLLSLSFSLDFYGGYGLRAGLFKILNLYAGDLWYNSFHIFLKSSFLSSFTKSMGKVKNTWNKASSAREKRVLIDGSDYVFGFISFLIYFSTFFILGFTIISAVFYYHKKVKKYEKIKFRKR